From the genome of Mixophyes fleayi isolate aMixFle1 chromosome 2, aMixFle1.hap1, whole genome shotgun sequence, one region includes:
- the ATP5PF gene encoding ATP synthase peripheral stalk subunit F6, mitochondrial, with translation MVLQHLFRFSSLLRSAVSVHLRRNIGLTAIAFNKTKELDPIQKLFVDKVREYRVKSQKTGGTVDASPAYQKDLSEDISKLERLFGGGDLSKFPDFKFEEPKLEDVQK, from the exons ATGGTTCTCCAGCATCTCTTCCGATTCTCCTCTCTCTTGCGTTCTGCAGTCTCTGTTCATTTGAGAAGAAATATCGGGCTGACGGCCATCGCTTTCAACAAGACTAAAGAGTTGGATCCCATCCAGAAACTTTTTGTGGATAAGGTCCGGGAATACAGAGTGAAGAGCCA GAAAACTGGCGGCACCGTGGATGCCAGCCCTGCTTACCAGAAAGATCTCAGTGAGGACATCAGCAAGCTGGAGAGGTTGTTTGGAGGAGGAGACCTGAGCAAATTCCCAGATTTCAAGTTTGAAG AACCAAAACTAGAAGATGTTCAGAAATAA